One stretch of Prunus persica cultivar Lovell chromosome G1, Prunus_persica_NCBIv2, whole genome shotgun sequence DNA includes these proteins:
- the LOC18788506 gene encoding protein NSP-INTERACTING KINASE 3 isoform X3, which yields MVVLNRGCSLLWLHKESLMNKEKEYMGTTSSMLWKVGLLLLALIEASSATLSPTGVNYEVEALVAIKSDLIDPHNVLENWDSNSVDPCSWRMVTCTADGYVSALGLPSQSLSGILSPAIGNLSNLQSVLLQNNAISGPIPATIGILEKLQTLDLSNNSFTGEIPDSLGNLKNLNYLRLNNNSLTGPCPESLSTVEGLTLVDLSFNNLSGTLPKISARTFKIVGNPLICGVKAENCSAVLPEPLSLPPDALKAQSDSRMKRRHMTIVFGTSFGAALGVIIIIGLLVWWRYRHNQQIFFDVNADQYDPEVCLGHLKRYTFKELRAATDHFNSKNILGRGGFGIVYKGSLNDGTLVAVKRLKDYNTAGGEIQFQTEVEMISLAVHRNLLRLCGFCSTENERLLVYPFMPNGSVASRLRDHIHGRPALDWARRKRIALGTARGLVYLHEQCDPRIIHRDVKAANILLDEDFEAVVGDFGLAKLLDHRESHVTTAVRGTVGHIAPEYLSTGQSSDKTDVFGFGILLLELITGQKALDFGRVANQKGVMLDWVKKLHQEGKVNLMVDKDLKGNFDRVELEEMVQVALLCTQFNPLHRPKMSEVLKMLEGDGLAEKWEASQKVETPRFRSCEHPRQRYSDFIEESSLVLEAMELSGPR from the exons ATGGTGGTTTTGAATAGAGGCTGCTCTCTGCTCTGGTTACATAAGGAAAGTTtaatgaacaaagaaaaagagtataTGGGAACAACTAGTTCCATGTTGTGGAAAGTGGGTTTACTTCTTTTGGCATTGATAGAGGCTTCTTCTGCAACGCTTTCTCCTACTGGTGTAAATTATGAAG TTGAAGCTTTGGTGGCCATTAAAAGCGATCTAATTGACCCACATAATGTTTTGGAGAACTGGGATAGTAACTCTGTAGATCCCTGTAGCTGGAGGATGGTTACTTGTACCGCCGATGGCTATGTATCTGCTCT ggGATTGCCTAGCCAGAGCTTGTCTGGTATCTTATCTCCTGCAATTGGCAACCTCAGTAACTTGCAATCTGT ATTGCTTCAAAATAATGCCATCTCAGGTCCAATTCCTGCTACAATTGGGATTTTGGAGAAGCTTCAGACACTTGATCTCTCCAATAATTCTTTCACTGGTGAGATACCAGATTCTTTAGGCAACCTGAAGAACCTGAATTATTT GCGGTTAAACAACAACAGCCTTACAGGACCCTGCCCTGAGTCTCTGTCCACGGTTGAAGGTCTCACTCTTGT GGACCTTTCTTTCAACAATCTGAGCGGAACCTTGCCAAAAATATCCGCAAGAACTTTCAA aATTGTAGGAAACCCTTTGATTTGTGGTGTAAAGGCTGAGAACTGTTCTGCTGTCCTTCCAGAGCCCCTATCTCTCCCGCCTGATGCTCTAAAAG CTCAATCAGACTCTAGGATGAAACGCCGCCACATGACTATAGTCTTTGGGACAAGCTTTGGAGCTGCTCTTGGTGTCATAATAATTATTGGGTTACTTGTTTGGTGGCGATACAGACACAACCAGCAGATATTCTTTGATGTCAATG CAGACCAATATGACCCAGAAGTGTGCTTGGGGCATTTGAAGAGGTATACATTTAAGGAGCTCCGGGCAGCAACGGATCATTTCAACTCAAAGAACATTCTAGGGAGGGGTGGTTTTGGGATTGTATACAAGGGAAGCTTGAACGATGGGACTCTGGTGGCAGTTAAAAGGCTAAAGGACTACAATACTGCTGGTGGCGAAATCCAGTTTCAGACAGAAGTAGAGATGATTAGTTTGGCTGTACATCGAAATCTTCTGAGGCTTTGCGGGTTTTGTTCAACTGAGAATGAAAGACTTCTTGTTTACCCTTTTATGCCTAATGGAAGTGTAGCCTCTCGATTAAGAG ATCATATACACGGTCGACCAGCTCTAGACTGggcaaggagaaagagaatAGCCTTAGGGACGGCCAGGGGGTTGGTTTATTTGCATGAGCAGTGTGACCCCAGAATTATCCATCGTGATGTTAAAGCAGCCAATATTTTGCTAGATGAAGACTTCGAGGCAGTTGTTGGAGATTTTGGGTTGGCAAAGCTTTTGGATCACAGAGAATCCCATGTGACCACAGCTGTGCGCGGCACTGTTGGCCACATTGCTCCAGAGTATTTGTCAACAGGTCAGTCATCAGACAAGACAGATGTGTTTGGGTTTGGGATCTTGCTCCTGGAGCTAATCACAGGTCAAAAGGCTTTGGACTTTGGACGAGTTGCAAACCAGAAGGGTGTAATGCTTGATTGG GTGAAGAAGCTCCATCAGGAGGGAAAGGTGAATCTCATGGTGGATAAGGATCTAAAGGGCAATTTCGACAGGGTTGAGTTGGAAGAAATGGTTCAGGTTGCCCTGTTATGTACTCAATTTAATCCTTTGCACCGACCAAAAATGTCTGAAGTATTAAAGATGTTGGAGGGTGATGGTTTAGCCGAGAAATGGGAGGCCTCACAGAAGGTTGAGACACCAAGGTTCCGGTCATGTGAACACCCGCGGCAAAGATATTCAGATTTTATAGAAGAATCTTCACTTGTGTTAGAAGCTATGGAGCTTTCTGGCCCTAGGTGA
- the LOC18788506 gene encoding protein NSP-INTERACTING KINASE 3 isoform X2, translated as MVVLNRGCSLLWLHKESLMNKEKEYMGTTSSMLWKVGLLLLALIEASSATLSPTGVNYEVEALVAIKSDLIDPHNVLENWDSNSVDPCSWRMVTCTADGYVSALGLPSQSLSGILSPAIGNLSNLQSVLLQNNAISGPIPATIGILEKLQTLDLSNNSFTGEIPDSLGNLKNLNYLRLNNNSLTGPCPESLSTVEGLTLVDLSFNNLSGTLPKISARTFKIVGNPLICGVKAENCSAVLPEPLSLPPDALKDSRMKRRHMTIVFGTSFGAALGVIIIIGLLVWWRYRHNQQIFFDVNADQYDPEVCLGHLKRYTFKELRAATDHFNSKNILGRGGFGIVYKGSLNDGTLVAVKRLKDYNTAGGEIQFQTEVEMISLAVHRNLLRLCGFCSTENERLLVYPFMPNGSVASRLRDHIHGRPALDWARRKRIALGTARGLVYLHEQCDPRIIHRDVKAANILLDEDFEAVVGDFGLAKLLDHRESHVTTAVRGTVGHIAPEYLSTGQSSDKTDVFGFGILLLELITGQKALDFGRVANQKGVMLDWVKKLHQEGKVNLMVDKDLKGNFDRVELEEMVQVALLCTQFNPLHRPKMSEVLKMLEGDGLAEKWEASQKVETPRFRSCEHPRQRYSDFIEESSLVLEAMELSGPR; from the exons ATGGTGGTTTTGAATAGAGGCTGCTCTCTGCTCTGGTTACATAAGGAAAGTTtaatgaacaaagaaaaagagtataTGGGAACAACTAGTTCCATGTTGTGGAAAGTGGGTTTACTTCTTTTGGCATTGATAGAGGCTTCTTCTGCAACGCTTTCTCCTACTGGTGTAAATTATGAAG TTGAAGCTTTGGTGGCCATTAAAAGCGATCTAATTGACCCACATAATGTTTTGGAGAACTGGGATAGTAACTCTGTAGATCCCTGTAGCTGGAGGATGGTTACTTGTACCGCCGATGGCTATGTATCTGCTCT ggGATTGCCTAGCCAGAGCTTGTCTGGTATCTTATCTCCTGCAATTGGCAACCTCAGTAACTTGCAATCTGT ATTGCTTCAAAATAATGCCATCTCAGGTCCAATTCCTGCTACAATTGGGATTTTGGAGAAGCTTCAGACACTTGATCTCTCCAATAATTCTTTCACTGGTGAGATACCAGATTCTTTAGGCAACCTGAAGAACCTGAATTATTT GCGGTTAAACAACAACAGCCTTACAGGACCCTGCCCTGAGTCTCTGTCCACGGTTGAAGGTCTCACTCTTGT GGACCTTTCTTTCAACAATCTGAGCGGAACCTTGCCAAAAATATCCGCAAGAACTTTCAA aATTGTAGGAAACCCTTTGATTTGTGGTGTAAAGGCTGAGAACTGTTCTGCTGTCCTTCCAGAGCCCCTATCTCTCCCGCCTGATGCTCTAAAAG ACTCTAGGATGAAACGCCGCCACATGACTATAGTCTTTGGGACAAGCTTTGGAGCTGCTCTTGGTGTCATAATAATTATTGGGTTACTTGTTTGGTGGCGATACAGACACAACCAGCAGATATTCTTTGATGTCAATG CAGACCAATATGACCCAGAAGTGTGCTTGGGGCATTTGAAGAGGTATACATTTAAGGAGCTCCGGGCAGCAACGGATCATTTCAACTCAAAGAACATTCTAGGGAGGGGTGGTTTTGGGATTGTATACAAGGGAAGCTTGAACGATGGGACTCTGGTGGCAGTTAAAAGGCTAAAGGACTACAATACTGCTGGTGGCGAAATCCAGTTTCAGACAGAAGTAGAGATGATTAGTTTGGCTGTACATCGAAATCTTCTGAGGCTTTGCGGGTTTTGTTCAACTGAGAATGAAAGACTTCTTGTTTACCCTTTTATGCCTAATGGAAGTGTAGCCTCTCGATTAAGAG ATCATATACACGGTCGACCAGCTCTAGACTGggcaaggagaaagagaatAGCCTTAGGGACGGCCAGGGGGTTGGTTTATTTGCATGAGCAGTGTGACCCCAGAATTATCCATCGTGATGTTAAAGCAGCCAATATTTTGCTAGATGAAGACTTCGAGGCAGTTGTTGGAGATTTTGGGTTGGCAAAGCTTTTGGATCACAGAGAATCCCATGTGACCACAGCTGTGCGCGGCACTGTTGGCCACATTGCTCCAGAGTATTTGTCAACAGGTCAGTCATCAGACAAGACAGATGTGTTTGGGTTTGGGATCTTGCTCCTGGAGCTAATCACAGGTCAAAAGGCTTTGGACTTTGGACGAGTTGCAAACCAGAAGGGTGTAATGCTTGATTGG GTGAAGAAGCTCCATCAGGAGGGAAAGGTGAATCTCATGGTGGATAAGGATCTAAAGGGCAATTTCGACAGGGTTGAGTTGGAAGAAATGGTTCAGGTTGCCCTGTTATGTACTCAATTTAATCCTTTGCACCGACCAAAAATGTCTGAAGTATTAAAGATGTTGGAGGGTGATGGTTTAGCCGAGAAATGGGAGGCCTCACAGAAGGTTGAGACACCAAGGTTCCGGTCATGTGAACACCCGCGGCAAAGATATTCAGATTTTATAGAAGAATCTTCACTTGTGTTAGAAGCTATGGAGCTTTCTGGCCCTAGGTGA
- the LOC18788506 gene encoding protein NSP-INTERACTING KINASE 3 isoform X1 produces MVVLNRGCSLLWLHKESLMNKEKEYMGTTSSMLWKVGLLLLALIEASSATLSPTGVNYEVEALVAIKSDLIDPHNVLENWDSNSVDPCSWRMVTCTADGYVSALGLPSQSLSGILSPAIGNLSNLQSVLLQNNAISGPIPATIGILEKLQTLDLSNNSFTGEIPDSLGNLKNLNYLRLNNNSLTGPCPESLSTVEGLTLVDLSFNNLSGTLPKISARTFKIVGNPLICGVKAENCSAVLPEPLSLPPDALKAQSDSRMKRRHMTIVFGTSFGAALGVIIIIGLLVWWRYRHNQQIFFDVNDQYDPEVCLGHLKRYTFKELRAATDHFNSKNILGRGGFGIVYKGSLNDGTLVAVKRLKDYNTAGGEIQFQTEVEMISLAVHRNLLRLCGFCSTENERLLVYPFMPNGSVASRLRDHIHGRPALDWARRKRIALGTARGLVYLHEQCDPRIIHRDVKAANILLDEDFEAVVGDFGLAKLLDHRESHVTTAVRGTVGHIAPEYLSTGQSSDKTDVFGFGILLLELITGQKALDFGRVANQKGVMLDWVKKLHQEGKVNLMVDKDLKGNFDRVELEEMVQVALLCTQFNPLHRPKMSEVLKMLEGDGLAEKWEASQKVETPRFRSCEHPRQRYSDFIEESSLVLEAMELSGPR; encoded by the exons ATGGTGGTTTTGAATAGAGGCTGCTCTCTGCTCTGGTTACATAAGGAAAGTTtaatgaacaaagaaaaagagtataTGGGAACAACTAGTTCCATGTTGTGGAAAGTGGGTTTACTTCTTTTGGCATTGATAGAGGCTTCTTCTGCAACGCTTTCTCCTACTGGTGTAAATTATGAAG TTGAAGCTTTGGTGGCCATTAAAAGCGATCTAATTGACCCACATAATGTTTTGGAGAACTGGGATAGTAACTCTGTAGATCCCTGTAGCTGGAGGATGGTTACTTGTACCGCCGATGGCTATGTATCTGCTCT ggGATTGCCTAGCCAGAGCTTGTCTGGTATCTTATCTCCTGCAATTGGCAACCTCAGTAACTTGCAATCTGT ATTGCTTCAAAATAATGCCATCTCAGGTCCAATTCCTGCTACAATTGGGATTTTGGAGAAGCTTCAGACACTTGATCTCTCCAATAATTCTTTCACTGGTGAGATACCAGATTCTTTAGGCAACCTGAAGAACCTGAATTATTT GCGGTTAAACAACAACAGCCTTACAGGACCCTGCCCTGAGTCTCTGTCCACGGTTGAAGGTCTCACTCTTGT GGACCTTTCTTTCAACAATCTGAGCGGAACCTTGCCAAAAATATCCGCAAGAACTTTCAA aATTGTAGGAAACCCTTTGATTTGTGGTGTAAAGGCTGAGAACTGTTCTGCTGTCCTTCCAGAGCCCCTATCTCTCCCGCCTGATGCTCTAAAAG CTCAATCAGACTCTAGGATGAAACGCCGCCACATGACTATAGTCTTTGGGACAAGCTTTGGAGCTGCTCTTGGTGTCATAATAATTATTGGGTTACTTGTTTGGTGGCGATACAGACACAACCAGCAGATATTCTTTGATGTCAATG ACCAATATGACCCAGAAGTGTGCTTGGGGCATTTGAAGAGGTATACATTTAAGGAGCTCCGGGCAGCAACGGATCATTTCAACTCAAAGAACATTCTAGGGAGGGGTGGTTTTGGGATTGTATACAAGGGAAGCTTGAACGATGGGACTCTGGTGGCAGTTAAAAGGCTAAAGGACTACAATACTGCTGGTGGCGAAATCCAGTTTCAGACAGAAGTAGAGATGATTAGTTTGGCTGTACATCGAAATCTTCTGAGGCTTTGCGGGTTTTGTTCAACTGAGAATGAAAGACTTCTTGTTTACCCTTTTATGCCTAATGGAAGTGTAGCCTCTCGATTAAGAG ATCATATACACGGTCGACCAGCTCTAGACTGggcaaggagaaagagaatAGCCTTAGGGACGGCCAGGGGGTTGGTTTATTTGCATGAGCAGTGTGACCCCAGAATTATCCATCGTGATGTTAAAGCAGCCAATATTTTGCTAGATGAAGACTTCGAGGCAGTTGTTGGAGATTTTGGGTTGGCAAAGCTTTTGGATCACAGAGAATCCCATGTGACCACAGCTGTGCGCGGCACTGTTGGCCACATTGCTCCAGAGTATTTGTCAACAGGTCAGTCATCAGACAAGACAGATGTGTTTGGGTTTGGGATCTTGCTCCTGGAGCTAATCACAGGTCAAAAGGCTTTGGACTTTGGACGAGTTGCAAACCAGAAGGGTGTAATGCTTGATTGG GTGAAGAAGCTCCATCAGGAGGGAAAGGTGAATCTCATGGTGGATAAGGATCTAAAGGGCAATTTCGACAGGGTTGAGTTGGAAGAAATGGTTCAGGTTGCCCTGTTATGTACTCAATTTAATCCTTTGCACCGACCAAAAATGTCTGAAGTATTAAAGATGTTGGAGGGTGATGGTTTAGCCGAGAAATGGGAGGCCTCACAGAAGGTTGAGACACCAAGGTTCCGGTCATGTGAACACCCGCGGCAAAGATATTCAGATTTTATAGAAGAATCTTCACTTGTGTTAGAAGCTATGGAGCTTTCTGGCCCTAGGTGA
- the LOC18789380 gene encoding F-box/kelch-repeat protein At1g23390, with protein MAEFQTQTTKSKVEEDQQEAPLYGDILESILSHVPLLYLVPACHVSKSWRHAASSSLRHFHRNIKPWLIVLTQTTRYPYVTSARAYDPASQVWIDIHPQPSDIPSIPILRSSHSTLLYMLSPSKFAFSTDPLHHTWHHAAAPLVWRTDPIVALVGHRIIVAGGTCDYEDDPLAVEMYDVTTRTWDTCDSMPAILKDSAASTWLSVAVDDSKMYVTEKISGVTYSFDPNSKAWFGPYDLRPDGSVFSSVIGFANGRLILVGAVGNAENLKGVKVWEVKGALLGRKEMIGEMPAEMVVEMVKGESGCVTSIGMSCMGNSVCLHNPAEPAEIIICELEGGGCRWVSVHNDVVNDRSRMQRLVVTCSNVGLPDLHKAVKVGAPRIV; from the coding sequence ATGGCCGAGTTTCAGACTCAGACCACCAAGTCCAAGGTCGAAGAAGATCAACAAGAAGCTCCACTCTACGGAGACATCCTAGAATCCATCCTCTCTCACGTCCCTCTCCTCTACCTAGTCCCCGCCTGCCACGTGTCCAAGTCCTGGAGACACGCCGCCTCTTCCTCCCTCCGCCACTTCCACAGAAACATCAAGCCCTGGCTCATTGTCCTCACTCAGACCACCAGGTACCCCTACGTCACCTCCGCACGTGCCTACGACCCCGCCTCGCAAGTGTGGATCGACATTCATCCGCAGCCGTCCGATATCCCGTCCATCCCCATCCTCCGATCCTCGCACTCCACGCTCCTCTACATGCTCTCCCCCTCCAAGTTTGCTTTCTCAACCGACCCACTCCACCACACGTGGCACCACGCGGCCGCCCCTCTCGTCTGGCGAACCGACCCGATTGTTGCACTGGTGGGCCACCGGATCATCGTCGCTGGCGGCACGTGCGATTACGAGGACGACCCCCTCGCGGTGGAAATGTACGACGTGACGACCCGCACGTGGGACACGTGCGACTCCATGCCCGCTATTCTCAAGGACTCCGCGGCCTCCACGTGGCTCTCGGTCGCCGTTGACGACAGCAAAATGTACGTGACGGAGAAAATCTCAGGCGTGACCTACTCGTTTGATCCGAATTCCAAGGCATGGTTTGGACCGTACGATCTGCGGCCCGACGGAAGCGTATTTAGCTCCGTGATCGGATTCGCAAACGGCCGTTTGATTTTGGTGGGCGCGGTGGGAAATGCGGAGAATTTGAAGGGCGTGAaggtgtgggaagtgaaggGAGCGTTGCTTGGGCGCAAGGAGATGATCGGGGAGATGCCTGCggagatggtggtggagatggtGAAGGGGGAGAGCGGTTGCGTGACATCGATCGGGATGAGTTGCATGGGAAATTCGGTGTGCTTGCATAACCCGGCGGAACCGGCGGAGATTATCATCTGCGAGCTCGAGGGCGGAGGGTGCAGGTGGGTAAGCGTACATAACGACGTCGTGAATGACAGGAGCCGAATGCAGAGGTTGGTGGTGACGTGTTCGAATGTTGGTTTGCCGGATTTGCATAAAGCCGTAAAAGTTGGAGCACCGAGAATCGTGTGA
- the LOC18789553 gene encoding ATP-citrate synthase alpha chain protein 2 — protein MARKKIREYDSKRLLKEHFKRFGGRELPLKSAQITESTDLNELVEKESWLSSSKLVVKPDMLFGKRGKSGLVALNLDFAQVATFVKERLGKEVEMGGCKGPITTFIVEPFIPHNEEFYLNIVSDRLGNSISFSECGGIDIEENWDKVKTIFVPTGTPFTSEVSAPLVATLPLEIKGELEDFIKVVFTLFQDLDFTFLEMNPFALVDGKPYPLDMRGELDDTAAFKNFKKWGSIEFPMPFGRVMSSTEKFIHGLDEKTSASLKFTVLNPKGRIWTMVAGGGASVIYADTVGDLGFADELGNYAEYSGAPNEEEVLQYARVVIDCATSDPDGRKRALVIGGGIANFTDVAATFNGIIRALKEKESKLKAARMHLYVRRGGPNYQRGLAKMRALGEEIGIPIEVYGPEATMTGICKQAIQCISVAA, from the exons atgGCACGCAAGAAGATCAGAGAGTACGACTCCAAGAGGTTGTTGAAGGAACACTTCAAGAGATTCGGTGGCCGTGAATTGCCCCTTAAATCAGCCCAA ATTACTGAATCAACCGATCTCAATGAGCTAGTTGAGAAGGAATCTTGGCTTTCATCTTCCAAACTGGTTGTGAAACCTGACATGTTGTTTGGAAAGCGTGGGAAGAGTGGTTTGGTTGCTTTGAACCTTGACTTCGCTCAAGTTGCCACCTTTGTGAAGGAGCGCCTTGGCAAAGAG GTGGAGATGGGTGGTTGCAAAGGACCCATAACAACATTCATTGTTGAACCCTTCATTCCCCACAATGAGGAGTTTTACCTTAATATTGTCTCAGACCGACTTGGGAACAGCATAAGCTTCTCCGAGTGTGGAGGAATTGATATTGAGGAGAACTGGGATAAG GTCAAGACCATATTTGTCCCTACAGGAACTCCTTTCACATCAGAAGTATCTGCACCACTTGTTGCAACCCTTCCCTTGGAG ATCAAAGGAGAACTTGAGGACTTTATCAAAGTCGTTTTTACTCTATTTCAAG ATCTGGACTTCACTTTTCTGGAGATGAATCCTTTTGCACTGGTTGATGGAAAGCCATATCCTTTGGATATGAGAGGCGAGCTGGATGACACTGCTGCTTTCAAGAACTTCAAAAA GTGGGGCAGTATTGAATTTCCAATGCCATTTGGAAGGGTTATGAGTTCTACAGAAAAATTTATTCATGGCCTGGATGAAAAG ACTAGTGCATCTTTGAAATTCACAGTTCTCAACCCAAAGGGACGAATTTGGACTATGGTAGCTGGAGGAGGTGCAAGTGTCATCTATGCAGACACG GTTGGAGATCTTGGCTTTGCTGATGAACTTGGAAACTATGCCGAATACAGTGGAGCACCTAATGAAGAGGAGGTATTGCAGTATGCCAGAGTTGTGATTGAT TGTGCAACGTCAGACCCTGATGGCCGTAAGAGAGCCCTTGTAATTGGAGGAGGAATAGCTAACTTTACCGATGTAGCTGCAACATTCAATGGTATCATTCGAGCCTTGAAGGAGAAG GAATCAAAGCTTAAAGCCGCAAGGATGCATCTCTATGTCAGGAGAGGAGGTCCCAACTACCAGAGGGGCCTCGCAAAAATGCGGGCACTTGGAGAGGAAATCGGCATCCCAATTGAG GTCTATGGACCCGAAGCAACAATGACCGGTATTTGCAAACAGGCAATTCAGTGCATCAGTGTTGCTGCATAA